The Solanum pennellii chromosome 11, SPENNV200 genome contains a region encoding:
- the LOC107004480 gene encoding far upstream element-binding protein 1, with protein MADEEVMVEATSPVPSDHHKRKLEDLELNAPEPHTEIGSDPNPETVSDSVQKLDGTIEEEAADVDGSEPKRPRLEDKANGLASQNGYEEKVEEELKVDDNEQREVAQEAPESCKEQPADGNQQTGDVEQSDAKTSLEIENSTQVNEPSKGDIQESEAEKSTQVDEPSKGDIHEPSAEVPGDIQKEPSAEHPEMEGVQLDQEHSASDDQTITRKMEVPNNKVGVLIGKSGDTIRYLQYNSGAKIQIMRDADTDPHAASRPVELIGTLENINKAEKLIKDVIAEADAGGSPALVARGFGTVQAVVGEQIEIQVPNEKVGLIIGKGGDTIKSLQTRSGARIQLVPLPSDGKESKERTVRVTGDKKQIEMAREMIKEVMSQPVRPASLSSGYGQQPFRPRGGGAPPQWGPRGGHRGQFPGYDYHQRGQYSSRSPQYPPPAYGNYPPQQAPRGGFGPGWEQRPQASMQGPPSQANYNYGQQHGPDYGHSYPHQTQHGQGYGHGYSDVKYDHQMTPQNQYGGHGPSQPTSFPQSGAHPSYGTHEQYGKPPSYGMHPQASQSYSHPRANQPGEVPYQGPAPSTQGYGASMPHQQQYPYAASGQVQQTYPAYGSSTAADGYNHPQGAPASGPGYPQQSAQPVPGYGQPVPQQPLAYAQAAPVGGYSSYPSQPTYTEQQATNNAGYGYQGPVDQTYSGAQASTTYSGQQAYAQPAPVPSSAPAQPGYDQSMTQPGGGYAPVPAAAAGGYVKSVSPQPGYAPQYDANQMYGAPR; from the exons ATGGCAGATGAAGAAGTGATGGTGGAAGCAACGAGCCCTGTTCCATCAGATCATCACAAGAGAAAGCTGGAGGATTTGGAGCTGAACGCACCTGAACCACACACTGAAATCGGGTCGGATCCGAACCCCGAGACGGTGTCCGATTCTGTGCAAAAACTTGACGGAACAATTGAGGAAGAGGCGGCTGATGTTGATGGGTCTGAACCTAAACGACCTCGTTTGGAGGATAAAGCTAATGGATTGG CATCTCAAAATGGTTATGAGGAGAAGGTAGAGGAAGAGTTAAAAGTAGATGATAATGAGCAGCGAGAAGTAGCCCAGGAGGCTCCTGAATCCTGTAAAGAACAACCTGCTGATGGTAATCAGCAAACAGGGGATGTTGAACAATCTGATGCCAAAACTTCTCTTGAGATAGAGAACAGTACTCAGGTCAATGAACCATCTAAAGGTGACATTCAGGAGTCTGAGGCAGAGAAGAGTACTCAGGTGGATGAACCATCTAAAGGTGATATTCATGAGCCCTCAGCTGAAGTGCCCGGTGACATTCAGAAGGAGCCCTCAGCTGAACATCCTGAAATGGAGGGTGTGCAGCTTGATCAAGAGCATTCAGCCTCTGATGATCAAACAATTACGCGCAAAATGGAGGTCCCCAATAATAAG GTTGGCGTTCTTATTGGAAAATCTGGTGATACTATTCGATACCTGCAATACAACTCAGGTGCTAAAATTCAGATAATGCGCGATGCTGATACTGATCCACATGCTGCCAGTAGGCCAGTTGAACTGATTGGAACtttggaaaatataaataaagctGAGAAATTAATAAAGGATGTCATAGCTGAG GCTGATGCTGGTGGTTCTCCTGCACTTGTGGCTAGAGGCTTCGGCACTGTGCAGGCTGTGGTTGGAGAACAGATTGAGATTCAAGTTCCAAATGAGAAG GTTGGTTTAATAATTGGAAAAGGTGGGGACACTATCAAGAGCCTTCAGACAAGATCAGGGGCACGAATTCAG CTGGTGCCACTTCCTTCTGATGGAAAAGAATCTAAAGAAAGAACAGTACGTGTGACTGGTGATAAAAAGCAAATTGAGATGGCACGGGAGATGATCAAAGAAGTCATGAGTCAG CCTGTGAGGCCAGCAAGTCTCTCTTCTGGTTATGGTCAGCAGCCATTTCGCCCACGTGGCGGAGGTGCCCCCCCTCAATGGGGACCCCGTGGTGGTCATCGTGGGCAGTTTCCAGGTTATGATTACCATCAAAGAGGACAATACTCATCTCGCAGCCCACAATATCCACCTCCTGCCTATGGAAATTATCCTCCACAACAAGCACCAAGAGGCGGATTTGGTCCAGGTTGGGAGCAAAGGCCTCAAGCCTCTATGCAGGGCCCTCCATCACAG GCAAACTACAACTATGGGCAGCAACATGGTCCAGATTATGGCCATTCATACCCTCATCAGACACAGCATGGACAAGGCTATGGACATGGATACAGTGATGTAAAATATGACCACCAGATGACACCACAAAATCAGTATGGAGGACATGGACCTTCTCAGCCAACATCTTTCCCTCAAAGTGGTGCACATCCCAGCTATGGAACCCATGAGCAATACGGTAAACCTCCTTCCTATGGTATGCATCCACAGGCTTCGCAATCTTATAGCCATCCAAGGGCTAATCAACCTGGAGAAGTGCCATATCAGGGTCCAGCTCCATCAACCCAAGGGTATGGTGCTAGTATGCCGCATCAACAGCAATACCCCTATGCAGCCAGTGGGCAAGTGCAACAAACTTACCCTGCATATGGATCTTCCACTGCTGCTGATGGATATAATCATCCACAAGGTGCTCCAGCCTCTGGTCCTGGGTATCCTCAGCAAAGTGCCCAGCCTGTTCCTGGATATGGTCAGCCTGTGCCACAACAACCTCTTGCTTATGCTCAAGCAGCCCCTGTTGGAGGTTACAGTTCCTACCCTTCACAGCCCACTTACACTGAACAGCAGGCAACAAACAATGCAGGCTATGGTTATCAGGGACCAGTTGATCAAACTTACAGTGGTGCTCAGGCTTCAACAACTTATAGTGGACAGCAAGCTTATGCTCAACCAGCTCCAGTCCCTTCTTCAGCCCCAGCTCAGCCTGGTTATGATCAATCCATGACTCAACCAGGTGGTGGTTATGCGCCTGTACCTGCTGCTGCTGCTGGTGGCTATGTTAAGAGTGTCTCACCCCAGCCTGGTTATGCTCCTCAGTATGATGCTAATCAGATGTATGGTGCCCCCAGGTGA